AACAGATTGAACAGTTAGTCGAGAGATTAAATAGCGTTTTAGCAGAAAAAATCGACCCTACAACAATTACGCTTACCAAGCGTGCTGCTGAGAAGTTTTGCCAGATTTTACAAGAAGAAGGCAAGGATAATTGGGGTTTGCGTTTCGCGGATCGCGCAGCGGGATGTAATGGATTTGAGTACGTTTTAGACTATTCTCAAACAGCGGAAGAAGATGATCAAGTATTTGAATCTCATGGTGTGCAAATTCACGTAAAAAAAACCATCGTGGACCGTTTAATCGGCTCTGAAATTGATTATACAGAAGGTTTAAACGGTGCTGGATTTAAAATCAGTAACCCCAATGCAAAAACATCTTGTGGTTGCGGCAAGTCGCAAAGTTATTAATGTATACTAGTTTGATTTCAAATTAAGAATTGCATAACTAGGTTTTTTTGAAAAAACTGCTCCATCTTGCAAGAAGATGTTATCTTTTGTATAAAAATGTTTATATATTCAAACTCTTAATTTGAATGCAAACGAGTTCTCTAATTGCACACAAGGGGAATATAAATTCTCTTAATTCTTCATAAGCTCTCCGAGCCGATATTTTGCTTGCAAAATAAAAGGCGTTTTTAAGATCTTAGGACAGCAAAGTTTAATGCGGGAGATAAGTCCAGGGTTCTCTGCGGAGTCTTTTTGAAGAAAACTATTTTAGATTCTTCGCTCCATTATGCTATCCGAAATGAAATGGGCAAGACAATGTATATTACGGCTTCTAAGAGCCAACTCATTTGTCGTCTTTACCTATTTCTTCGTTTTTCTCCTGCAAAAAATTTTAGTCACTTTTCCTAATGTTTTTATTTCTAAAAAAATGCGTTTTTAAGCTGCCTTTGGCTCACCGTAAATAAATTCTTTTTGTTCAATCAGCATCTTATGCATAATTACGGATAACTTTCTACCTACTGCTAAGGCGGCTTTCTTCATTCCTTTTTTTCTCATGATTTTTAATCCCCAAGCTTTTAGCTTGCTCCATTTCTTACTTCGTGTCAGCATTACTATTCCGGCTTCAACTAATAGAGATCTAAGTTCACTGGATCCACATTTTGAAATTCTTCCCTGTCTTTGCACCTCTCCGGAGGCATACTGTTTAGGCGTCATACCAAGATAGGCTCCTACTGATTTAGAATCGTTAAAACGAGTGGGATCAAAAATTTCTGTTTTATAGGTTAATGCTGTTACAGGTCCTACGCCAGGGATTGTCATAAGCCGTTGTACTTCTTTATCTTGACTGACCAGCTTAAGCATTTCTTTATCCAGTTTTTCTACTTCCTCAACTACCTTATCAAAGGTATTTAATAGAGAGGTTATGCTCAGAACAATACTTTTTTCCTGTTTTTCTATCTGCTTTACAACCACAGACGAAAATCTTTTGGATCCCACAGATCCCAATCGTATTCCGTAACTTTTAAGCAAGCCCCTTACAGTATTTTTTAACTGCGTTTGCTGTTTAATTAGCGCTCTTCTGGAAACTAACAAAATGCTTTTTTCTACTGAATCTTGGGGCTTACAGTGTACTCGTGTATACATACCTGATCGAAGAGCTTCTGCGATTCCTCGTGCATCATTTTTGTCTGTCTTATTTATTTTCAAAGCAAGAATCGTACTCAGCTTCCTTGCATCCATACATAGGGGATCTATAGCTCTTTTTCTAAATCCTGTGACTAGGTAATGAGATAAACATCCACTTTCAAAGCCAACAACGATTTCTTGAAAATCTCTTTTGGAAAAATAATCTGCTAGTAAATCAGGATCTGTTTTTTCTGAACCTTCATGGACAATCTTACCTTGTTCATTTAATACACAGATAAAAGTTCTTTTCATTGATACATCTAATCCAATATAATGCTTCATGGGTTGCTCCTCATTTTTTTGCTCTTTAATGAGCGGTTTTGAGATTTGAAAAAATCTCGTTTATATTGGAGAGTTTAACCTACTCCGTTTAAGGAGCAACCCCTTCTTTGTGTGCAATTATGGCATGTATATAGTGGTTCCGATTCAATCTTATAGAAAAATATTTTGTTTTGTGTTAAGCTATTGAGTATGAAAAAACTGACCCCTAGCCAGAGAGCTGACTTAGAGCCTGTTTAAAATCTTTTCAGTAAGGCATAATGATAGTTTTCATAAAACCTTTGGAGGTCATTATGACCCGCTCTTATCCAAGAGATATTTCTCGTAAACAATTTAGCAAAATCCATCTAATACTTGAGTCTACACGCAAAAAAACACGTCCACGAAGAGTTGATCTATATGATATTTTTTGTGGAATTTTGTACATTTTAAAAAGTGGTTGCCAGTGGCGTATGTTACCCATAGAATATCCTAAATGGGAATTATGTTATTATTATTTCCCTCTTTGGAATAAAAAAGATGATAAAAATTCTAAGAGTATTCTTGAAATAGTTTTAAAAAAAAATTAGTTGGCGAGGTCAGAAAAAGCAGTGGTCGGAAAGAGAAAACAAGCTTTGTAATTATTGATGCTCAAAGTGTTAAAAATACTGATACAATGGGTTGTAGAGCGTTCTTTTGCGTGGATAGAAAAATGTCGCAGGCTATGGAAAAATTGCGAAAGAAAACTAAATACAAGCCTGAATATGGTGGTTCTCGCTTTTATTGCTCTACTTTTGAAAAGATTTTAAACAGGCTCTTAGAACACAAGTTAAAGCATCCAAAAGACTATTCTGATCTGAACGGAATAGGCTTTGTGTAATTTTGGGCTATGATGAGGGTATCTCAACAAAAAATCTTGCTAAAGCACTTCGGATAAGCCCTATCACTGTTCAGGAATACCTCAGAGAATATGATTCCGAAAATAAAACTGGAAGTAGCCCTCGAGGCGGTAGCAAATCAAAACTTTCACAAGACCAAACAGAGTCTCTAACACCTACAGGAAAAGACCTGTCTTAAAGTCAAAGGGATCATAGCTTATGTGCATGAGCAATAGGGGATAAAATATTCCCGAAGTGGCATGACAGATTGGCTCATACAGCACGGATTTGTTTATAAACGTCCTAAAAAGATTCCTGGGAAATTAGATCCTGAAAAACAACGAATTTTCATAGAACAATATAGGGCTTTAAAGGAGACCTTAAACCCTGATGAAGAGATCTATTTCATAGATGCTGTGCATCCTGAACATCAGTCCCAAGCCGTATGTGGATGGATCAAAAAAGGCGTTCAAAAGACTTTGCAGACATCCGGGAAACAATTGCGATTGCATTTTGCTGGAGCTCTTTGCCTGACAGGAATGAAGATTTTTACAGAGGAATATAAGACAGTTGATGCCGATGCAATGCTCGATTTTTTCAAGAAGCTAGAAAAACAGACAGAGGCTCGAATTATTCATGTAATTTTGGATAATGCAAGATCAAACAAAAATAAGAAACTAGAAGAGTTTCTGATGTCTTCTAGGATTAAAGTGCACTATCTCCCTCCTTATTCGCCGAATTTGAATCCTATTGAACGCTTGTGGAAGATCTTAAAGGAAAAGACGGTATACAATCGATATTACGAAACGTCGGTGACTTTTTTTCAGGCAATTAGAGGATTCTTCTTAGAAGAGATACCGAAAATAACAGATATTTTGAAATGTAGGATAAACGACAAGTTTCAAGTCGTTGACTTAAATCCCATTAAGCTAGCCGTTTGAATCGGCACTAGTATATAGTGGTTCCGATTCAATCGTATAGAAAAATATTTTGTTTTGTGTTAAGCTATTGAGTATGAAAAAACTGATCCCTAGCCAGAGAGCTGACTTAGAACACAAGTTAAAGCATCCAAAAGACTATTCTGAACGGAATAGGCTTTGTGTAATTTTGGGCTATGATGAGGGTATCTCAACAAAAAATCTTGCTAAAACACTCCGGATAAGCCCTATCACTGTTCAGAAATACCTCAGAGAATATGATTCCGAAAATAAAACTGGAAGTAGCCCTCGAGGCGGTAGCAAATCAAAACTTTCACAAGACCAAAAAGAGTCTCTACTAAAACACCTACATGAAAAGACCTATCTTAAAGTCAAAGGGATCATAGCTTATGTGCATGAGCAATATGGGATAAAATATTCCCGAAGTGGCATGACAGATTGGCTCATACAGCACGGATTTGTTTATAAACGTCCTAAAAAGATTCCTGGGAAATTAGATCCTGAAAAACAACGAATTTTCATAGAACAATATAGGGCTTTAAAGGAGACCTTAAACCCTGATGAAGAGATCTATTTCATAGATGCTGTGCATCCTGAACATCAGTCCCAAGCCGTATGTGGATGGATCAAAAAAGGCGTTCAAAAGACTTTGCAGACATCCGGGAAACAATTGCGATTGCATTTTGCTGGAGCTCTTTGCCTGACAGGAATGAAGATTTTTACAGAGGAATATAAGACAGTTGATGCCGATGCAATGCTCGATTTTTTCAAGAAGCTAGAAAAACAGACAGAGGCTCGAATTATTCATGTAATTTTGGATAATGCAAGATCAAACAAAAATAAGAAACTAGAAGAGTTTCTGATGTCTTCTAGGATTAAAGTGCACTATCTCCCTCCTTATTCGCCGAATTTGAATCCTATTGAACGCTTGTGGAAGATCTTAAAGGAAAAGAAGGTATATAGTTATTTAAAATATTATTGATAAAGTTGTATATTTTTCTCCAACAAAATATATGGAGGTAGAGAAATGCCTAAACCTTATTCAATGGATCTAAGAAAACGAGTGCTTCAATACCTAGAAGAAAATAACGACAAAATGAAGGCCAGCCAGCTATTTCAAGTTGGGATTGCAACTGTCTACCGATGGGTAAAGCGTAAGAAACAAAGAGGAAACGTAGAACCTCTAAAAAAGAAAAGCACTTATAAGAAAATTGATGATCAGAGATTAATCGCTTATGTAGAAAAAAACCCCGATCATTTTTTATCAGAGATTGCAAAGCATTTTGGTTTGACTTTGCAAGCAATCTTTTACGCTTTGAAAAGACTCAAGATCACAAGAAAAAAAAGATTGCGTTTTATAAGGAAAGGAATGCGGAAGCAAGAGCGGAATATCTAAAAAAGATAGAAGCAATTTCTCCTGAAAAAAGGGTCTATTTGGATCAGAGCGGAATCAGTCAATATGTGCATAGGCAATATGCGAGGAGCGCGAGGGGAAAACAAATATTTGGA
This is a stretch of genomic DNA from Candidatus Rhabdochlamydia oedothoracis. It encodes these proteins:
- a CDS encoding iron-sulfur cluster assembly accessory protein; the encoded protein is MSQEKKIAKEMTIEEILSSFPHKSQKLAQEMTNIGLHCVGCGAATWETLEGGMLGHGFVQEQIEQLVERLNSVLAEKIDPTTITLTKRAAEKFCQILQEEGKDNWGLRFADRAAGCNGFEYVLDYSQTAEEDDQVFESHGVQIHVKKTIVDRLIGSEIDYTEGLNGAGFKISNPNAKTSCGCGKSQSY
- a CDS encoding IS110 family transposase; the encoded protein is MKHYIGLDVSMKRTFICVLNEQGKIVHEGSEKTDPDLLADYFSKRDFQEIVVGFESGCLSHYLVTGFRKRAIDPLCMDARKLSTILALKINKTDKNDARGIAEALRSGMYTRVHCKPQDSVEKSILLVSRRALIKQQTQLKNTVRGLLKSYGIRLGSVGSKRFSSVVVKQIEKQEKSIVLSITSLLNTFDKVVEEVEKLDKEMLKLVSQDKEVQRLMTIPGVGPVTALTYKTEIFDPTRFNDSKSVGAYLGMTPKQYASGEVQRQGRISKCGSSELRSLLVEAGIVMLTRSKKWSKLKAWGLKIMRKKGMKKAALAVGRKLSVIMHKMLIEQKEFIYGEPKAA
- a CDS encoding IS630 family transposase, which gives rise to MKYSRSGMTDWLIQHGFVYKRPKKIPGKLDPEKQRIFIEQYRALKETLNPDEEIYFIDAVHPEHQSQAVCGWIKKGVQKTLQTSGKQLRLHFAGALCLTGMKIFTEEYKTVDADAMLDFFKKLEKQTEARIIHVILDNARSNKNKKLEEFLMSSRIKVHYLPPYSPNLNPIERLWKILKEKTVYNRYYETSVTFFQAIRGFFLEEIPKITDILKCRINDKFQVVDLNPIKLAV
- a CDS encoding IS630 family transposase encodes the protein MKKLIPSQRADLEHKLKHPKDYSERNRLCVILGYDEGISTKNLAKTLRISPITVQKYLREYDSENKTGSSPRGGSKSKLSQDQKESLLKHLHEKTYLKVKGIIAYVHEQYGIKYSRSGMTDWLIQHGFVYKRPKKIPGKLDPEKQRIFIEQYRALKETLNPDEEIYFIDAVHPEHQSQAVCGWIKKGVQKTLQTSGKQLRLHFAGALCLTGMKIFTEEYKTVDADAMLDFFKKLEKQTEARIIHVILDNARSNKNKKLEEFLMSSRIKVHYLPPYSPNLNPIERLWKILKEKKVYSYLKYY
- a CDS encoding IS630 transposase-related protein produces the protein MPKPYSMDLRKRVLQYLEENNDKMKASQLFQVGIATVYRWVKRKKQRGNVEPLKKKSTYKKIDDQRLIAYVEKNPDHFLSEIAKHFGLTLQAIFYALKRLKITRKKRLRFIRKGMRKQERNI